In a single window of the Petrotoga olearia DSM 13574 genome:
- a CDS encoding HD domain-containing protein — MNIGNFLLESSNLFTVYRWNNNPAIVRFSESDNIYNNLLLSLFVFSDDSEEKLVKILHNKIYEAIPKIVLSDISLATKSKIEEKGKKLWDEVINKTYKEVESNFDSNISPKLLIHYTFDEETDQKIKMINLLVAQKEASINERVFPEYYKEPKRKNQTKIKNMDIQDKKGIEELANELLEISTRLVTMTRWNKNHRNIKSSVASHTFFVFLISYILALTANLQVKQIYDIMIASILHDLPEAFTGDVISPTKRKVSGLEEIIGEIEKDFIKDWYNNKSIIKEKIKKFEQYIYAPFENDYGPYVKTSDLIAALIECSLEISTGNQNKYFIDTFESIKKEILNFSPIDISEIINEIESAIHP, encoded by the coding sequence ATGAACATTGGTAATTTCCTTTTAGAAAGTTCTAATTTGTTTACAGTTTACAGATGGAATAATAATCCTGCAATTGTAAGATTTAGCGAATCTGACAACATATACAACAATCTTCTTTTAAGTTTATTTGTATTTTCTGACGACTCAGAAGAAAAGTTGGTAAAAATACTGCACAACAAAATATATGAAGCGATTCCTAAAATAGTATTATCAGACATATCATTGGCTACCAAAAGCAAAATTGAAGAAAAAGGCAAAAAACTTTGGGATGAAGTGATTAACAAAACCTATAAAGAAGTAGAATCAAATTTTGATAGCAATATTAGCCCAAAACTATTAATTCATTATACCTTTGATGAAGAAACTGATCAAAAAATTAAGATGATAAACCTCCTTGTCGCCCAAAAAGAAGCCAGTATTAACGAAAGAGTCTTTCCCGAATATTACAAAGAACCAAAAAGAAAAAACCAAACGAAAATAAAAAATATGGATATACAAGATAAAAAAGGAATAGAAGAATTAGCCAATGAGCTACTAGAGATATCCACAAGACTTGTAACTATGACAAGGTGGAATAAAAATCATAGAAATATTAAAAGTTCGGTAGCCTCTCATACCTTCTTTGTTTTTTTAATCTCTTACATTTTAGCTTTGACAGCTAATTTGCAAGTTAAGCAAATTTACGATATCATGATTGCTTCGATACTCCATGACTTGCCGGAAGCCTTTACAGGAGACGTCATTAGCCCGACTAAAAGAAAAGTAAGCGGCTTAGAAGAAATAATAGGAGAGATAGAAAAGGATTTCATTAAAGATTGGTACAACAATAAAAGTATAATAAAAGAGAAGATTAAAAAGTTTGAACAGTATATCTATGCACCGTTTGAAAATGATTATGGGCCATACGTGAAAACATCGGATTTAATAGCAGCATTAATAGAATGTTCCCTGGAAATAAGTACAGGGAACCAAAATAAATACTTTATAGATACCTTTGAATCAATAAAAAAGGAGATATTAAACTTCTCTCCAATTGATATTAGTGAAATTATAAATGAGATAGAATCAGCTATTCACCCCTAA
- the dtd gene encoding D-aminoacyl-tRNA deacylase, with protein sequence MRAVVQRVAQASVTVSGNTIAQIGKGLLVFLGISKSDQESDINWMTDKIVNLRIFEDDQNKMNRSLLDVNGELLIVSQFTLYGDCRKGRRPSFTDSANPDDARALYDKFISSIIEKYTLNVQQGEFQAHMRVNIVNDGPVTLLLDSQKLF encoded by the coding sequence TTGAGGGCTGTAGTTCAAAGAGTTGCACAAGCATCTGTTACTGTTTCTGGTAATACTATTGCTCAAATAGGAAAAGGGCTCCTAGTTTTTCTGGGCATTTCAAAGAGCGATCAAGAATCAGATATTAATTGGATGACTGATAAGATAGTAAATCTGAGAATTTTTGAGGACGATCAAAACAAAATGAATAGATCTTTACTAGATGTTAATGGTGAGTTGCTTATTGTGTCTCAGTTTACTTTATACGGTGACTGTAGAAAAGGGAGAAGACCATCTTTTACTGATTCCGCAAATCCGGATGATGCTAGAGCCCTTTATGATAAGTTTATTTCTTCTATTATAGAGAAGTACACTTTAAACGTTCAGCAAGGGGAATTTCAAGCTCATATGAGAGTAAATATTGTCAACGATGGTCCAGTGACTTTACTTTTAGATTCACAGAAGCTGTTTTGA
- a CDS encoding RelA/SpoT family protein, producing the protein MLIESKSYEKEVEKLLNVRLTKRGKERIRAAYDLAETAHNGQYRDSGEEFFEHPKSVGLILAGLKMDVDTIIAGLLHDVVEDCGVPIDKIKELFGVDVANIVSGVTKISNLKLNERLNEKDMKSLEKVETIRKMLFAMSEDIRVIIVKLADRLHNMRTLEFVDRKKQIAKADETLKIYAPIAHRLGIYKIKEELEDLSFRYLYPDTYFDLKSKIEEKLRLGQNRLNEYAQIIKHELDNQKIKATVEGRSKHLYSIWDKMIRKGKTLDEIYDYIALRIITEDQNKCYAALGIIHSIWSPIPGRIKDYIATPKFNGYKSLHTTVITHKGDPLEIQIRDWDMHQEAEYGLAAHWVYKEGVSQEKLKFLADLMELHRYIAQNAFELKDIETNLLSKEIFVFTPKGEIIHLPRGATPIDFAFAIHTEVGNHFSGAKVNGKLVPISYKLQTGDIVEIMINRNFQGPSIDWLKYAHSPKTVSKIKKYYRQKNEVELIERGKDKFRELSKKLNFSMDEILEKLKEIGFYIKYNIKSDDEFFIKLSLEDISVNTIRNIFTLNEKEEDAIPTVEKPTSSRKGISVLVDGEGGVESYFAKCCMPVPGDEIIGVITRRGIGIHRKDCTNIQDIDESKKVNVEWNEYNQNKFSTVLLMDVESKNVLNNVRNIINNEGGHIEKFEMRSNSNFLNLRIYLSVQNLKHLSLLSNKLKNSKGVYSVRRV; encoded by the coding sequence ATGTTGATAGAATCGAAAAGTTACGAGAAAGAGGTTGAAAAACTATTAAATGTTAGGCTTACTAAGAGAGGAAAAGAAAGAATAAGAGCAGCTTATGATTTAGCTGAAACTGCACATAATGGTCAATATAGAGATTCTGGTGAGGAATTTTTTGAGCATCCAAAAAGTGTTGGATTGATACTCGCCGGTTTAAAAATGGATGTAGATACTATAATAGCTGGTCTTTTGCACGATGTAGTTGAAGATTGCGGCGTTCCAATAGATAAAATAAAAGAACTTTTTGGAGTCGATGTTGCCAATATAGTTTCAGGTGTTACCAAGATCAGTAATCTAAAGCTCAATGAACGGCTAAACGAAAAAGACATGAAGTCTTTAGAGAAAGTGGAAACTATAAGAAAGATGCTTTTTGCTATGTCCGAGGACATAAGAGTCATAATCGTTAAATTGGCTGATAGATTACATAATATGAGAACTTTGGAATTTGTCGACAGAAAAAAGCAAATAGCCAAAGCAGATGAAACTTTAAAAATATACGCGCCTATAGCCCATAGATTGGGTATTTATAAGATCAAGGAAGAATTGGAAGATTTATCTTTTCGTTATTTGTATCCAGATACGTATTTTGATTTAAAGTCTAAAATCGAGGAAAAATTAAGACTTGGACAAAATAGATTGAACGAATATGCCCAGATTATTAAACATGAGCTAGATAATCAAAAAATCAAAGCAACTGTTGAGGGTCGTTCTAAACATTTATATAGTATATGGGATAAAATGATTCGAAAAGGGAAAACTTTAGATGAAATCTATGATTATATTGCTCTTAGAATAATTACCGAAGATCAGAATAAATGTTACGCTGCTTTGGGAATAATACATTCTATTTGGTCCCCTATTCCAGGAAGGATAAAAGATTATATTGCAACCCCTAAATTCAATGGTTACAAATCACTCCATACCACTGTTATAACCCATAAAGGAGATCCTTTAGAAATTCAAATTCGAGATTGGGACATGCATCAAGAGGCCGAATATGGTTTAGCTGCTCATTGGGTTTATAAAGAGGGTGTTAGTCAGGAAAAGTTGAAATTTTTAGCCGATCTGATGGAGTTACATAGATATATAGCTCAAAATGCTTTTGAATTGAAAGATATCGAAACAAACCTTCTCTCAAAAGAAATTTTTGTATTTACACCTAAGGGAGAAATAATTCATTTGCCTAGAGGAGCAACACCTATTGATTTTGCTTTTGCTATTCATACTGAGGTTGGCAATCATTTTTCGGGAGCGAAAGTCAATGGTAAATTAGTTCCTATCTCATACAAATTGCAGACTGGTGACATAGTAGAGATAATGATCAATAGAAATTTTCAAGGACCTAGTATTGATTGGTTAAAATATGCTCATTCTCCTAAGACCGTATCAAAGATAAAAAAATATTACAGGCAAAAAAATGAAGTTGAGTTAATAGAAAGAGGTAAGGACAAGTTTAGAGAGCTCTCTAAAAAACTTAATTTTTCCATGGATGAAATTCTTGAAAAGTTGAAGGAAATAGGATTTTACATTAAATACAATATAAAAAGTGACGATGAATTTTTCATTAAACTCTCTTTAGAAGATATTAGTGTTAATACTATTAGAAATATTTTTACTCTAAACGAAAAAGAAGAAGATGCGATTCCTACTGTCGAAAAACCCACCTCAAGTAGAAAAGGGATCTCCGTTCTTGTTGATGGTGAAGGAGGAGTTGAAAGCTATTTTGCTAAATGTTGTATGCCGGTTCCAGGAGATGAAATTATAGGTGTTATAACTCGAAGAGGAATCGGTATTCATAGAAAAGATTGCACTAATATTCAGGATATAGATGAAAGTAAAAAGGTAAATGTTGAATGGAATGAATACAATCAAAACAAATTTTCTACCGTATTATTGATGGATGTGGAGAGCAAAAATGTTTTAAATAACGTAAGAAATATTATAAATAATGAAGGTGGACATATAGAAAAATTCGAAATGAGAAGTAATTCTAATTTTCTTAACCTTAGAATATATTTATCCGTTCAGAATTTAAAACATCTGAGTCTTTTAAGTAATAAATTAAAAAATTCTAAGGGTGTTTATTCTGTTAGGAGGGTATAA
- a CDS encoding phosphate ABC transporter substrate-binding protein PstS family protein has product MKKVLLTLVLVGIALFSFAETLVIKGSNTIFPVAQLWIEELKDMYPDLSITLEGAGSSTGIAALFNGTTHIANSSRWLKESELEQMSEERKYFIPVVLGYDGIAVIVNPNLGIDEISIEELAKIYTGEITRWNQLNTNLPNQRIVVYSRNSASGTYETFVEKVLEGKRMAPTVQMLESTQAEIQSVAKNQYAIAYTGVGYVTNDVKVLSVDGVQPTKLNILNSVYPISRPLYMFVDATNGYPETGPVKQYLTFGLSKRGQELVEQAGYVAAYGF; this is encoded by the coding sequence GTGAAGAAGGTATTATTAACGTTAGTTTTAGTGGGTATAGCCCTTTTCAGTTTCGCAGAAACACTTGTTATAAAAGGTTCAAACACGATCTTTCCAGTAGCACAACTCTGGATAGAAGAGCTAAAAGATATGTATCCCGATTTATCAATAACATTGGAAGGTGCAGGTTCTTCAACAGGTATTGCTGCTTTATTCAACGGAACAACACACATCGCAAACTCGAGCAGATGGCTTAAAGAATCAGAATTGGAACAAATGTCCGAAGAAAGAAAGTATTTCATTCCCGTAGTTTTAGGATACGATGGAATAGCTGTTATTGTTAATCCCAATCTTGGAATAGATGAAATCTCTATAGAAGAATTGGCAAAGATTTACACTGGTGAAATCACAAGGTGGAACCAATTGAATACGAATTTACCAAACCAAAGGATTGTCGTATATTCAAGAAACTCCGCCTCAGGGACTTACGAAACATTCGTAGAAAAAGTTTTAGAGGGTAAAAGAATGGCACCAACAGTTCAAATGCTGGAATCAACACAAGCAGAAATTCAATCGGTTGCTAAAAACCAATATGCGATAGCTTATACAGGAGTAGGATATGTAACTAACGACGTAAAGGTTTTATCTGTTGATGGTGTACAACCAACAAAATTGAATATTTTAAATTCTGTTTATCCAATTTCAAGGCCATTGTATATGTTTGTTGATGCAACAAACGGTTACCCTGAAACCGGACCGGTAAAACAGTATTTGACATTTGGGCTATCAAAACGAGGTCAAGAATTAGTTGAACAGGCTGGATATGTAGCAGCATACGGATTTTAA